The Deltaproteobacteria bacterium genome includes the window CACCAAATGTCCCCTTAAAAAATGTATTATGTCTGTCGCATATATCTTTATTTAAGAATAATAGATGGTGGATATTTAAATGATATGCCCCGATTTCATCTGCAATCTCTATAAGTTCAGAAAGGCGATTATAGTTATCTCCATTTACTGTGGCATTGATTGTTACAAGGGGTTTTTTCTTGCGCTGTTCTTTCTTGAACTGTTTTAAAAGTTTAAAACCTTCCATTGCCCTGTCAAAAGTTCCCTTTACACCTCTAATCTTGTCATGGATATCTCTTGGACCATCAAGTGAGAATATGATTTCATCAAGTCCTAATTTTACCATTTCTCCTGCATATCGTGCCAATAAAACTGCATTGGTAACAATGTTGCATCTGAGACCATTCTCTTTTGCAATCTGAACTACAGAAACCCAATCCTTATATAATGTAGGCTCACCTCCAAAGAGTGTTATCGTTGGTTTGAATGAACTGAATTCTTGCATTAGTTTTTTTATTGCGCCTAAAGCCAGACCCTGTTTTAACTTATCTTGTGCATAGTCCTTATAAATACCATGCTCTCCCCACTGACCGCACATGCTGCATTTAAGATTGCATCTGTAACTTAAAAAGAATGATATGGTTTCTGGAGGGGCACTGTAGCCATTGCCGAATCTATAGGTGAGATACGACAAAAGTCTTCTATAAAATGAGTGGATTGCAAATCCCGGGGATTTTATTGCCTTGTGAAGTATTCTGCTTATATTTTTTGTAGGGATAATGCTTAAATTCTTCATAGATTGAGACCTTTGAAAAACTCACAAGTTAGTCATTCCCCGACTTGTTCCCCCGAACAAGTCGGAGGACGGAATCCAGTGTTCTTTAAAATCAAAGGCTTCTGGATTCCCGATTAAAGATTGCGGGAATGACAGAAAAAATGTCAAGTTATTTATTACCTTCACTATAGTTTGTAGGAAGGGTTTTGCCCGCCAAAAACTGATAGACCTTTTCCAAAACCTCTTCCACACTTATGTCATTCATGCACTTATGGTCTTCGCATATTGCCTTATTGCATGGGCTGCATGGGTAATCCTTGCGAATTACAATATGCCCTTTACCCTTTGGCCACCATACAGCAGGAACAGTTGGCCCCATCACAGACACGGTCTTAATTTTTAATTCCGCTGCTATATGAAGCGGTCCCGAGTTATTGCATACCAATAATTCACATAGACTCAGGATAGATATAAACTTTCTCAAAGGGATTTGTTTGATAATATGTA containing:
- a CDS encoding radical SAM protein, which codes for MKNLSIIPTKNISRILHKAIKSPGFAIHSFYRRLLSYLTYRFGNGYSAPPETISFFLSYRCNLKCSMCGQWGEHGIYKDYAQDKLKQGLALGAIKKLMQEFSSFKPTITLFGGEPTLYKDWVSVVQIAKENGLRCNIVTNAVLLARYAGEMVKLGLDEIIFSLDGPRDIHDKIRGVKGTFDRAMEGFKLLKQFKKEQRKKKPLVTINATVNGDNYNRLSELIEIADEIGAYHLNIHHLLFLNKDICDRHNTFFKGTFGVSSPDWYGFVWAQLPQINPDILLQEFKKIRDIQSSAAVNFYPNFTDDEIKKYYTGWEFESESYSNRCLSPWMVAYIFPDGSVVPYHTMNYPMGNVNESSFNEIWNNARYRRFRQVLRKIKRFHVCSKGCTELYRY